From the Tachyglossus aculeatus isolate mTacAcu1 unplaced genomic scaffold, mTacAcu1.pri scaffold_136_arrow_ctg1, whole genome shotgun sequence genome, one window contains:
- the LOC119923008 gene encoding olfactory receptor 14A2-like, which produces MALDQLDILEFCMLTVMSYDRYLAICSALYYEVIMDHRTCIEMAATFSLPFCRSHVITQFFCDIPSVIKLSCSKTYTAFKVAVATGACFSVFCFVSIVVSYVRIFRAVLRMPASEGRAKAFSTCLPHIVVVTVFISTAAFAHLKPTSSSSFQLDLLVSVFYTVVPPIFKA; this is translated from the exons ATGGCTCTCGATCAGCTGGATATACTGG AGTTCTGCATGCTCACGGTTATGTCCTACGACCGATACCtggccatctgcagtgctctgtactacgaggtcatcatggaccacaGGACCTGCattgagatggca gcgacattctccctgcctttctgcaggtcccatgtgatcacacagtttttctgtgacatcccgtcGGTAATAAAACTCTCCTGTTCTAAAACGTATACTGCCTTCAAGGTGGCTGTAGccactggtgcctgtttcagtgtcttctgcttcgtgtccatcgtcgtctcgtacgtgcgcatcttccgggccgtgctgaggatgccagcctccgagggccgggccaaagccttctccacctgcctgccccatatcgTCGTCGTCACCGTTTTTATCTCCACAGCCGCCTTCGCTcacttaaaaccgacttccagctcgtcctttcagctggacctgctagtatccgtgttctacacggtggttcccccc ATCTTCAAGGCATGA